GGAAATGAAAGGGGTTTATCCCAAAATCCTTGACGACCCGAAACAAGGCGACGCCGCGCGCGCGCTGCTGGCCGACGCGCAAGACATGCTGAACCGCATTATTGCCGAGAAATGGTTCACCCCGCGCGCGGTGGTCGGGTTCTGGCCCGCCAATACGGTGGGCGATGATATTCGCCTGTTCGCCGATGACAGCCGCAGCACGGAACTGGCCACGTTCCATACGCTGCGCCAACAGCATAGCAAGCGGGCCGGGCGGCCAAACCTGGCCTTGTCGGATTTCGTGGCGCCGCTTGGCACGCCCGACCATATCGGCGGCTTTGTCGTGACCGCCGGCCCCGAAGAGGTCGAGATCGCCGCGCGCTTCGACCGCGCGAATGACAATTACGCCGCCATCATGGTCAAAGCCTTGGCCGACCGCATGGCAGAGGCCATGGCAGAGGCGCTGCACGCCCGCGTGCGCCGCGATTATTGGGGCTATGCGCCGGACGAAGGCTTCACCGCGCAAGAGCTGATCGCCGAACCCTATGCCGGCATTCGCCCGGCGCCGGGCTACCCTGCGCAACCCGACCACACCGAAAAGCGCACGCTTTTCAAGCTGCTTGATGCAGAGGAGGCGACCGGTGTCACGCTGACCGAAAGCATGGCCATGTGGCCGGGATCATCCGTTTCGGGGCTGTATATGGCGCATCCGGACAGCTATTATTTTGGCGTGGCAAAGGTCGAACGCGACCAAGTTGCCGATTATGCTGCGCGCAAGGGCATGGATATGGCAGAGGCGGAGCGCTGGCTGGCCCCGGTGCTGAATTACGACCCCAATGCGCGACAGGCGGTCGCGGCCGAATAACCCCCCTCGCGCGCGGCGCGCGGGGCTGCTATCCATCGGGACATTCAGCGCAAGGACAACGCCTATGGACGACATCGCCCGCCGCCATAACGAGAAGATGAAGCGCATCAAGGAAGCGCGCGACAAGATCATGGCAACCAAGACCGAAGAACGCGGTCTGATCATGGTGCATACCGGCAATGGCAAGGGCAAATCCTCGTCCGGGTTCGGGATGATCATGCGCTGTATCGCGCATGGTATTCCGTGTTCGGTTGTCCAGTTCATCAAGGGCGGATGGGAAACCGGCGAGAAGATGTTCCTGCGCGAACGGTTCGCCAAGGAATGCCGGTTTTTCGTGTCGGGCGAGGGGTTTACATGGGAAACGCAGGACCGCGACCGCGACGTGGCAGCGGCCCAAAACGGCTGGCGCATTGCCCAAGAACAGATCTTGGACCCTGAAATCGGCTTCGTGTTGCTGGACGAGATCAATATCGCGCTGCGCTACGACTATCTGGATATCGACGAGGTGGTCGATTTTCTGCAAAGCCGCAAACCGCCGATGACCCATGTCTGCCTGACCGGGCGCAACGCCAAGCCGGAATTGCTGGAAGCCGCCGATCTTGTGACCGAGATGACGCTTCTCAAACACCCGTTCAAGGATGGCGTGAAAGCCCAGAAGGGCATCGAATTCTGATCCGTTGCAGGGGGCTTTGCCCCCGCCGCGCGTGCCGCGCAACTCCCCCAGGATATTTTTCCAAGGATGAAAAGGCTTTGTTTACCATTTTGGGCCAGGTTGGAGTTGCGGCACAGGGAGGGATCCCGATGGCCGCCAAGGGTGAAAGCACCGCGTCCTCCCCGGTTCCCCGGCCCAGGGCGCGGTGCCGACCCGGCTTTTGGCGCTCCGATCCTATTCATCCTTGCAAAAATATCCCCGCCGGAGGCGCATGTCAGCCGCTCCGCGCAAGTTGTGGGATGTTGCCGTGACCGCTTTGATGATTCAAGGCACCGGCAGCAATGTCGGAAAATCGCTGCTGGTGGCGGGGCTGTGCCGTGCGGCGCGGCGGCGCGGGCTGTCCGTGGCCCCGTTCAAGCCGCAGAACATGTCGAATAACGCGGCTGTGACCGCCGACGGTGGTGAGATCGGGCGCGCGCAGGCGCTTCAGGCGCGCGCGGCGGGGCTGGAGCCGGTGGTCGACATGAATCCGGTGCTGTTGAAGCCGGAATCTGAGACCGGCGCGCAGGTCATCGTTCAGGGGAAGCGTTTGACCAGCACGCGCGCGGCGGATTACGCCGCGTTGAAGCCCGGATTGATGGGCTATGTGCTGGAAAGTTTCAAACGGTTGCGCGGGCAGCATGATCTGATTCTGGTCGAAGGTGCTGGCAGCCCGGCCGAAGTGAACCTGCGCGCCCATGACATTGCCAATATGGGCTTTGCCCGCGCCGCCGATGTGCCGGTAATTCTGGCGGGGGATATTGATCGCGGCGGCGTGATCGCTCAGATCGTGGGCACGCAAGCCGTGTTGGAGCGCGGCGATGCCGCGCAGATCGCAGGCTTTATCATCAACCGGTTTCGGGGTGATCCGCGTCTGTTCGACGATGGCTACAAGATGATCGCAGCGCGCACGGGCTGGCGGGGCTATGGGGTTTGCCCGTGGTTTGCCGATGCGTGGAAACTGCCCGCCGAAGATGCGCTGGACCTGAGCGCACCCGCGCGGGCGGCGGGCTTGCATATTGTCTGCCTTGCTCTGTCACGGATTGCCAATTTTGACGATCTGGACCCGCTGGCGCTAGAACCGGGGGTGCGCCTGACCATGCTTGGTCCGGGCCGCGCCATTCCCGGCGATGCTGATCTGGTCATTCTGCCGGGAACCAAATCCACCCGCGCCGATTTGGCATTTTTGCGGGCGCAAGGGTGGGATCTGGACCTTTTGGCGCATTCTCGGCGCGGGGGGCATATTCTGGGCATATGCGGCGGCTATCAGATGCTGGGCCGGACCGTGGCCGACCCAGACGGGGTGGATGGCCCGCCCGGCACGACGCCCGGTCTTGGGCTGTTGCAGGTCGACACCGTCATGGCGGGCGATAAATGCCTGTCCCGTGTGCAGGGGGTGCATCTGGGCAGCGGGCAGCCGCTGCAAGGGTATGAGATGCATATGGGCCGCACATGCGGCGAAGATCAGGCGCGCCCCTTCGCCACGCTTGCCGGGGGGCCGGAAGGGGCGGTCAGCGCGGATGGGCGCGTGGCTGGAACCTACCTGCATGGAATGTTTGCTACCGATGCGTTCCGTGCCGCATGGCTGGGCGGCTTTGGGGTGGCGCGGTCTGACATTGGGTTCGAGGCGACGGTCGAGGCCACGCTGGATGCGCTGGCCGACCATCTGGAGGAAGCGCTGGATGTAGACGGCTTGCTGGCTGTCGCGCGTTGATCCCTGTTTTCCCGTGCGCGGCGACTTGCCCTGCAACTGAACGCTTGACTGCGGCGGCATGTTTCTTTCGGCGGCGCATGATATTTTTTGCAAGAATCTCTTGAACCGTGGCGTGTTTTCCCCAAGTATGTTAATGTGAATAACATTCACACCAAGGCATGGCTTAATTTTGAGAAGGGGACGACATGACAACGCTTGCAGCACCGTCAAACTGGTTTCGCCGCGCGGAACTCTGGCTTGATGGCTACGGAAAACCGGCTTGGATTGCCGCAATGGTTCTGGGCTTTATCCTGTTCTGGCCGATCGGCCTTGCAATTCTTGCCTACATGATCTGGGGGAAACACATGTTCAAATCATCTTGCCGCAAATCTTATGCTATCGGCGGCGCGGGCAAATCGTCCGGCAACAGCGCGTTCGATGCCTACAAGGCTGACACGCTGCGCCGTCTGGAAGATGAACAGGCCGCCTTTGACGCGTTCCTGACCCGCCTGCGCGAGGCCAAGGACAAGGCGGAATTCGACCAGTTCATGGCCGACAATCGCAAACAACGCGACGCCGAAACACGCGATGTTTCCGCACCGCTCTGAACCAAGCTGACCCAGGCGACCGCCCCATTCGGGGCGGTTTTCGCGTTGTGGTCCTTGCGCCGCAGCACACAATATTCTGCGCATTCGGCTGCAAAGGGTGGTTGGCAGGGGTAGGTTGCCGCCGTAAGGTCCGCCCAACAGGCAGGCAACAAGGCAAACCGACATGGCGCGCTCCCAGTTCGGGACAAAAACACAGTTTTCGCGGCCCGTGCGCCAGATCGTCTTGATGTGGCTGGTGATCGGTCTGGTGGCGCTGGGGTCCTATTTTGCCTATCCGCGCGTGTCGGGCATCTTTCTGGCCAATGTCTGGCTGAATGGTGTGATCTTCTTCGTCTTCGTCATAGGCGTGCTGGCGACCTTTTGGCAGGTGATTCAGCTTAACCGCTCGATTGTCTGGATCGAGGGGTTCGCTGCGGAACGTCCGGGGCATGAAGCGACCGTGCCGCCGGGCTTGCTGGTGCCGCTTGCCGCGTTGCTGAGAGGCCGGGGCAGGGGGGCACAGATTGGGTCTGCATCGGCGCAATCCATACTTGATTCCGTCGCCACACGGCTGGACGAGTTGCGTGATATCACCCGCTATATCATCAGCTTGCTGATTTTCCTTGGCCTATTGGGCACGTTCTACGGGTTGGCAACCACGGTCCCTGCCGTGGTCGACACCATCCGCTCGCTGGCCCCGGATGACAACCAGACCGGGATAGAGGTGTTTGCAAACCTCATGTCCGGGCTGGAAGCTCAATTGGGCGGGATGGGGACCGCGTTTTCCTCGTCGCTGTTGGGGCTGGCCGGGTCGCTGGTCGTGGGCTTGCTGGAACTCTTTGCAGGCCATGGCCAGAACCGTTTTTACCGCCAGTTGGAAGAATGGATGTCCTCCATCACCCGGCTGGGCTTTGCCGGGGGGGATGTCGATCAGGGGCAGGAATTGGGCGCGATTGTCCAAGTGCTCGATTCCATGGCCGAACAGATGGAAGCCATGCGCCGCCAGCAGCTTCAGGCCGATACCGAGCGCGCCCAACTGGATCAGGCACTTGGCCTGCTGGTAGAGGCCATCGACCGGCTAGCCGGCAGTTCCTTGGGCACGGCCGACCCCGCGCTAGAGCGGATCGCCACCGCGCAAGAACAGATCCTTGGCTATTACCAAAGCGATGACGGGCAGGGCGGGCCGCATTCCGATGCCGAGATCCGCTTGCGCCTGCGCAACATAGATGGCCAGCTTTTGCGCATTTCAGAGGAATTGTCGGCCGGGCGGCTGGAAACCACCGCCGATCTGCGCTCTGACCTGTCGACCCTGACATTAGCTGTGCGGCAATTGTCGCGGTCGGGCTTTGGAGCGGCGCGCAAGGACGGGGCGTAGCCATGGGCTTGTCGCGCAGGGGCAACCAACGCGATGTCAGCGGCGCAATCTGGCCCGGTTTCGTCGATGCGATGACGGCGCTTTTGCTGGTTCTGATGTTCGTGCTGTCCATTTTCATGATCGTGCAATTCGTTCTGCGGGACACGATCAGCGCGCAAGACACGCAGTTGCGGGGGCTTAGCGCCGAGGTTGCGGAACTGACCAATGCGCTTGGCCTGTCGCGCGACCGGGTTGGCGCATTGGAAGGGCAGGTCAGCGGGCTGCAAGATGACCTGAGCGGTGCCGAAGCGCAGATCGCCGCCCAGCTTGCCACCATTTCCGGCCTGAACCGTGATCTGGCCGCGCGCGACAGCGCCTTGGCAGAGGCCCGCACCCAGATCACCGATTTTGAAGCGCAGGTCGCAAGCCTGATCGCCGCGCGCGACACGGCTTTGGCAGAGGGCGCGGCGCTGAGTGCCGAACGCGACGACCTGGAAGCCGCGCAAAGCCGCCTGATCGATGAGCAAGAGGCGCTGCAACTGGCGCTTGCCAGTTTGCGCGACGAGTTGGACGCCGAAACCGAATCTGCCCGACTGGCCGCCGCGCGCGCCGACGCAATAGAAGCCGCGCTGGCAGAGGCGCAGGCACAGGCCGAAGCGCAGGAACTGTCGCTGGCCCAGCTTGCCGCAGAGCTGCAAACGGCCGAAGAATCGCAAGCGCAGTTGCAGGGCGAACGCGCGCGGCTAGAGGATTTGTTGGCGCAATCCTCTGCCACCGAAGAAGACCTGCAATCGCGCCTGACGGCAACGCTGGAGCGCTTGTCGCACGCCGAAACCACGGGCGAAGGTTTACGCGCCGAACTGGCCGAAGCCGAATCCGAATTGTCGCTGCAAGAAGCCGCGCGCGTTGCCGCATTGGCCCGCGCCGAGGAGTTGGCCCTAGAGCTTGCCGCGCGCGATGAGCGCCTGACAGAGGAAGAAGCCTTGCGCATTGCCGCACAAGCGCGGGCAGAGGAATTGGCCGCAGCGCAAGCGGACCGCGACGGCGCACAGGACGCGTTGCAAGCCCAGATCGACCGGCTGCGGTCCGATCTGTCAGAGGCCGAGCGCGCGCAACTGGCAGAGGCCGCCGCCGCGGAAACCCTGCGCAGGCAACTGGCCGAGGCCGAGGGCGCGCTGACCGAAGAAGAACGCGCGCGCTTGGCCGAGCTTGCCGCCGCCGAAGCCTTGCGCGAACGTCTGGCCGAAGCGGATGCGGAACTGACCGCCCTGACCCTGTCGCTGGAACAAGAACGCGCCCGCGCCGAAGAGACATTGACTCTTTTGGCCGCCGCGCGCGGGGCCGAGGACGATCTGCAAGCAGAGCTTGACCGCGAGATCAGCGAGCGCGAACGGGTTGCTGCGCTGTTGTCGATCGCGCGCGAGCAGATTGCAGAGCAGGATGCCGCAAGCACCGAAGATGCGCGCCGGATGGAAGCCCTGAACCAGCAGGTTTCGGCGCTGCGCGGGCAGGTCGGCGGGTTGCAAGACCTGCTGGGCGAAGCCCGCGCCCGCGCCGAGGCCAGCGACACCCAGATCGAAACGCTTGGCGCGGAACTGAACTTGGCACTTGCGGAACTGGCCGCCGAGCAAAAGGCGCGCGCCGATCTGGAAGCGGAAGAACGCCGACGGTTGGAGCGTTTCCAGTCGGAATTCTTCGGGCGGTTGCGCGATCTGCTGGAAGGACGCGATGAAATTCAGGTGGTTGGGGACCGGTTCGTGTTCTCCTCCGAGGTTCTGTTCGAATTGGGATCGGCGGAATTGTCGAGTTCCGGCCAAGGGCAGATTGCCAATGTCGTGCGAATCTTGCGCGAAGTGTCGGATCGCATTCCGCCCGAAATCGACTGGATTTTGCGGGTGGATGGGCATACCGACAATCTGGCAGTGTCACCCGGTGCTGAATTTGCCGATAACTGGGAGTTGAGCCAAGCGCGGGCGCTGTCTGTGGTGCGTTTCATGACCGAAGAGCTTGGCTTTCCGCCCGATCGGCTGGCGGCCACCGGGTTCGGGGAATACCGGCCTGTAAACACCGCCAACACGGCGGCTGCGCGCGCGCAAAACCGCCGGATTGAACTGAAACTGACCGAGCGATAGGCAAAGCATTTCCGCGGGCCGCCGGCATTGGCTGTGCTCACATATCCGGGGTCTGATGCCGGAGAGTGCAGAATCCTACGCTAAGCGGTGAGAACCCGTTTCCCGTAATCGCGCAGATTGCCGTTCGGGTCGACATATCGGTAGAGTGTGACCGGTTTGACCCCCAATTCCTTACAAAGTTCTGAAACCGATGTGTCGCGGCTGGCCATAGCGGCCTGCGCCATTCGCACCTGCGCTTTTGTCAGAGCAAATTTCCTTCCACCTTTCCGGCCGCGGGCGCGGGCGGCTTGTAACCCGGCCATTGTGCGTTCGCGTATCAACTCGCTTTCAAATTCGGCGAGAGCGGCAAAGATGCCGAATGAAAGCCGTCCTGCCGCAGTTGTTGTGTCAATCTGCGCCCCTTGCCCGGTTAGAACCTTGAGGCCGACGCCACGCTCGGACAGCATGCTGACGGTTTTAACAAGGTGGTGGAGGCTGCGCCCCAAGCGGTCGAGCTTCCACACGACCAGCACATCCCCCTCACGCAATGCCTTGAGGCAGTCCTCCAGACCGGATCGGTCATCCTTCTTGCCCGACGCCAGATCTGAGTAAATCTGTTCTTCTTCCACGCTCGCTGTGATCAAGGCATCCCGCTGCAGGTCTAG
This genomic window from Roseibaca calidilacus contains:
- a CDS encoding peptidoglycan -binding protein, whose translation is MGLSRRGNQRDVSGAIWPGFVDAMTALLLVLMFVLSIFMIVQFVLRDTISAQDTQLRGLSAEVAELTNALGLSRDRVGALEGQVSGLQDDLSGAEAQIAAQLATISGLNRDLAARDSALAEARTQITDFEAQVASLIAARDTALAEGAALSAERDDLEAAQSRLIDEQEALQLALASLRDELDAETESARLAAARADAIEAALAEAQAQAEAQELSLAQLAAELQTAEESQAQLQGERARLEDLLAQSSATEEDLQSRLTATLERLSHAETTGEGLRAELAEAESELSLQEAARVAALARAEELALELAARDERLTEEEALRIAAQARAEELAAAQADRDGAQDALQAQIDRLRSDLSEAERAQLAEAAAAETLRRQLAEAEGALTEEERARLAELAAAEALRERLAEADAELTALTLSLEQERARAEETLTLLAAARGAEDDLQAELDREISERERVAALLSIAREQIAEQDAASTEDARRMEALNQQVSALRGQVGGLQDLLGEARARAEASDTQIETLGAELNLALAELAAEQKARADLEAEERRRLERFQSEFFGRLRDLLEGRDEIQVVGDRFVFSSEVLFELGSAELSSSGQGQIANVVRILREVSDRIPPEIDWILRVDGHTDNLAVSPGAEFADNWELSQARALSVVRFMTEELGFPPDRLAATGFGEYRPVNTANTAAARAQNRRIELKLTER
- a CDS encoding biopolymer transporter ExbB, whose protein sequence is MARSQFGTKTQFSRPVRQIVLMWLVIGLVALGSYFAYPRVSGIFLANVWLNGVIFFVFVIGVLATFWQVIQLNRSIVWIEGFAAERPGHEATVPPGLLVPLAALLRGRGRGAQIGSASAQSILDSVATRLDELRDITRYIISLLIFLGLLGTFYGLATTVPAVVDTIRSLAPDDNQTGIEVFANLMSGLEAQLGGMGTAFSSSLLGLAGSLVVGLLELFAGHGQNRFYRQLEEWMSSITRLGFAGGDVDQGQELGAIVQVLDSMAEQMEAMRRQQLQADTERAQLDQALGLLVEAIDRLAGSSLGTADPALERIATAQEQILGYYQSDDGQGGPHSDAEIRLRLRNIDGQLLRISEELSAGRLETTADLRSDLSTLTLAVRQLSRSGFGAARKDGA
- a CDS encoding DUF2852 domain-containing protein, which gives rise to MTTLAAPSNWFRRAELWLDGYGKPAWIAAMVLGFILFWPIGLAILAYMIWGKHMFKSSCRKSYAIGGAGKSSGNSAFDAYKADTLRRLEDEQAAFDAFLTRLREAKDKAEFDQFMADNRKQRDAETRDVSAPL
- the cobO gene encoding cob(I)yrinic acid a,c-diamide adenosyltransferase, whose product is MDDIARRHNEKMKRIKEARDKIMATKTEERGLIMVHTGNGKGKSSSGFGMIMRCIAHGIPCSVVQFIKGGWETGEKMFLRERFAKECRFFVSGEGFTWETQDRDRDVAAAQNGWRIAQEQILDPEIGFVLLDEINIALRYDYLDIDEVVDFLQSRKPPMTHVCLTGRNAKPELLEAADLVTEMTLLKHPFKDGVKAQKGIEF
- a CDS encoding cobyric acid synthase, with amino-acid sequence MTALMIQGTGSNVGKSLLVAGLCRAARRRGLSVAPFKPQNMSNNAAVTADGGEIGRAQALQARAAGLEPVVDMNPVLLKPESETGAQVIVQGKRLTSTRAADYAALKPGLMGYVLESFKRLRGQHDLILVEGAGSPAEVNLRAHDIANMGFARAADVPVILAGDIDRGGVIAQIVGTQAVLERGDAAQIAGFIINRFRGDPRLFDDGYKMIAARTGWRGYGVCPWFADAWKLPAEDALDLSAPARAAGLHIVCLALSRIANFDDLDPLALEPGVRLTMLGPGRAIPGDADLVILPGTKSTRADLAFLRAQGWDLDLLAHSRRGGHILGICGGYQMLGRTVADPDGVDGPPGTTPGLGLLQVDTVMAGDKCLSRVQGVHLGSGQPLQGYEMHMGRTCGEDQARPFATLAGGPEGAVSADGRVAGTYLHGMFATDAFRAAWLGGFGVARSDIGFEATVEATLDALADHLEEALDVDGLLAVAR
- a CDS encoding recombinase family protein → MLIGYARVSKADGSQSLDLQRDALITASVEEEQIYSDLASGKKDDRSGLEDCLKALREGDVLVVWKLDRLGRSLHHLVKTVSMLSERGVGLKVLTGQGAQIDTTTAAGRLSFGIFAALAEFESELIRERTMAGLQAARARGRKGGRKFALTKAQVRMAQAAMASRDTSVSELCKELGVKPVTLYRYVDPNGNLRDYGKRVLTA